A genome region from Tolypothrix sp. PCC 7712 includes the following:
- a CDS encoding TldD/PmbA family protein — protein MATINEIANYAKENAEKLGIKKFDIYGSTVDETSVQVDQGEPKQVKASNRSGVTVRVWNEDNTMGVTSTTDVDPKGLELALKTAYEASFFGVKENVPDFSPEATVPIDNTPHDKAAQAPVSELIEKLIVAEKELLSAHPAIKGVPYNGLAQRDIDRFYLNSEGAARIESHSIASVYLYSKTEEEGKKPRSAGAFRINRGVENLDINGCIQETAEKTISHLNYEKIKTGKYLVVFSPEAFLSLLGAFSNLYNAQNILDNQSLSTPDDLGKQIASPLLSVADDALHPANIGAESFDGEGTPTRRISLIEKGVLTSFLHSAGTAKRMNAQPTGNASIGAKVSVSPNFFHVFRAAEPEQELSLETAENVVLIDDLQALHAGVKALQGSFSLPFDGWLINKGVKTSIESATVAGDFLEVMKSIVCVEKEAELTPGGVCPRIWVNELSITGD, from the coding sequence ATGGCGACTATCAACGAAATTGCAAATTACGCCAAGGAAAATGCAGAGAAGCTTGGCATTAAAAAATTCGATATTTATGGCTCCACTGTAGACGAAACTAGTGTGCAAGTAGACCAAGGTGAGCCAAAACAAGTTAAAGCTTCCAATCGTTCTGGTGTTACAGTTCGTGTTTGGAATGAAGACAATACAATGGGTGTTACCAGCACCACAGATGTAGACCCTAAAGGATTAGAATTAGCATTGAAAACTGCTTATGAAGCTAGTTTCTTTGGTGTCAAGGAAAATGTGCCTGATTTTAGCCCAGAAGCGACAGTTCCTATCGACAATACACCCCACGATAAAGCAGCACAAGCACCTGTTTCTGAACTGATAGAAAAACTAATAGTAGCTGAAAAAGAATTACTTTCAGCGCACCCAGCAATTAAAGGCGTACCTTATAATGGCTTGGCACAAAGAGATATTGACCGTTTTTATCTCAATAGTGAAGGTGCAGCCAGAATTGAGTCCCATTCCATAGCATCAGTTTATCTTTACAGCAAAACTGAAGAGGAAGGGAAAAAACCACGCAGTGCGGGTGCTTTTAGAATTAACCGTGGTGTAGAAAATCTCGATATTAATGGTTGCATTCAAGAAACAGCCGAGAAAACTATCAGTCACTTGAACTATGAAAAAATTAAGACTGGTAAATATCTAGTTGTTTTCTCTCCCGAAGCTTTCTTAAGTTTATTGGGCGCTTTTTCTAACTTATACAACGCTCAAAATATTTTAGACAATCAAAGCTTATCTACCCCTGATGATTTAGGTAAGCAAATCGCTTCGCCTCTACTTTCAGTAGCAGATGATGCATTGCATCCTGCTAACATTGGCGCAGAAAGTTTTGATGGTGAAGGTACACCAACTCGCCGCATTTCCCTAATTGAAAAAGGCGTATTAACCAGCTTTCTACACAGTGCTGGAACTGCGAAAAGAATGAACGCCCAACCCACAGGAAACGCTAGCATTGGTGCAAAAGTTAGTGTTAGTCCTAACTTTTTTCATGTATTTAGAGCCGCCGAGCCTGAGCAAGAATTAAGCTTAGAAACTGCTGAGAATGTGGTTTTAATTGATGATTTGCAAGCTCTCCATGCTGGGGTAAAAGCTTTACAAGGTTCGTTTTCTTTACCTTTTGATGGTTGGTTAATCAATAAAGGTGTGAAGACGAGTATTGAATCAGCCACGGTTGCGGGTGATTTCTTAGAAGTTATGAAATCTATTGTTTGTGTAGAAAAAGAAGCTGAGTTAACACCAGGCGGCGTTTGTCCTCGCATCTGGGTTAATGAACTCTCAATTACCGGAGATTAG
- a CDS encoding TldD/PmbA family protein codes for MLTSTLLLSNQLPNLQYSSTSEQFDDTWEAPLATLLGLGRAAGADFVEFFLERRNYISCLAEDDSITSISPSLATGAGVRVFRGKADCYVSTNNLTFSGLKAALEKGLSILGLQLPAPNAFIPEINLELLRDYATKRGKDGWLPLCSSIREMGEILLDGTAQLQRKASHVQSRRATYFRDWQEVLVAASDGTFARDIRLTQSVGFNLLCADGANRASIGERAGNTSDANFLRTWDYQQAAEQISESAGKMLYADYVESGTYPIIMANHFGGVIFHEACGHLLETTQIERNTSPFADKKGEKIAHESLTAWDEGRADNAFGTIDMDDEGMPAQRTLLIEKGVLKNFLADRTGSWRTGHPRTGSGRRQNYTFAAASRMRNTYIATGEYSIDDLFSSIDKGIYCKKMGGGSVGATGQFNFGVDEAYLIENGKITKPLKGAILIGEATEIMNKISMCSQDLELAPGFCGSVSGSIYTTVGQPHIKVDSITVGGR; via the coding sequence ATGCTTACAAGTACGCTACTTCTCTCGAACCAACTGCCCAATTTACAGTATTCCTCCACATCGGAACAATTCGATGACACTTGGGAAGCTCCTCTAGCTACCCTATTAGGATTAGGACGGGCTGCTGGTGCGGATTTTGTGGAATTTTTTCTAGAGCGTCGCAACTATATTAGTTGCCTTGCTGAAGATGACTCAATTACCAGTATTTCACCTAGCCTCGCCACAGGTGCGGGAGTTAGAGTCTTTCGCGGTAAAGCTGATTGCTACGTCAGTACCAATAATCTGACATTTTCCGGTTTGAAAGCAGCCTTAGAAAAAGGTCTTTCTATCCTGGGATTACAATTACCTGCACCTAACGCTTTTATCCCAGAAATCAATCTAGAATTACTCCGAGACTACGCCACAAAAAGAGGTAAAGATGGGTGGTTACCTCTGTGTAGCTCTATCCGAGAAATGGGAGAAATTCTACTTGATGGTACAGCCCAATTGCAACGCAAAGCTAGCCACGTGCAATCACGCCGCGCTACTTACTTCCGCGATTGGCAAGAAGTATTAGTTGCAGCTAGTGATGGTACTTTTGCTCGTGATATTCGCCTCACCCAATCGGTAGGATTTAACCTGTTGTGTGCAGATGGAGCTAATCGCGCCTCCATTGGTGAACGTGCTGGTAATACCAGTGATGCCAATTTCCTGAGAACTTGGGATTATCAACAAGCCGCCGAGCAAATATCTGAATCTGCTGGTAAAATGCTCTATGCCGATTACGTAGAATCTGGCACATACCCCATTATCATGGCTAATCACTTTGGCGGGGTAATCTTCCACGAAGCTTGCGGACACTTATTAGAAACTACTCAAATTGAACGTAATACTTCTCCCTTTGCTGACAAAAAAGGTGAGAAAATTGCCCACGAAAGCCTCACAGCTTGGGATGAAGGGCGAGCTGACAATGCCTTCGGCACAATAGACATGGATGATGAAGGTATGCCTGCTCAAAGAACATTATTAATAGAAAAAGGCGTTCTGAAAAACTTCTTAGCAGACAGAACAGGTTCTTGGCGGACTGGACATCCTAGAACCGGAAGCGGTCGCCGTCAAAATTATACCTTTGCTGCTGCTAGCCGGATGCGAAATACTTACATCGCTACTGGTGAATATAGTATTGATGATTTATTTAGCTCTATTGATAAAGGCATTTACTGCAAGAAAATGGGTGGTGGTAGCGTAGGTGCTACTGGTCAATTTAACTTTGGTGTTGATGAAGCTTATTTGATTGAAAATGGCAAAATCACCAAACCATTAAAAGGAGCAATTCTGATTGGGGAAGCAACAGAAATTATGAATAAAATTTCCATGTGTTCTCAAGATTTAGAGCTAGCACCTGGTTTCTGTGGTTCCGTTAGCGGTAGTATCTACACCACAGTAGGACAGCCACATATTAAGGTCGATTCTATTACCGTAGGTGGACGTTAA
- a CDS encoding four helix bundle protein: MNEKQFKDRTKQLGLRVIYLVEALPQTRTADVIGKQVLRSATSVGANYRAACRAKSTADLIAKLSIVEEEADETLYWLEILVEAGMISADKLTNLMQETAEILAMTVASIKTLKEKHKSKI; the protein is encoded by the coding sequence GTGAACGAAAAGCAGTTTAAAGATAGAACAAAGCAGCTTGGGTTGCGAGTTATTTATCTAGTTGAGGCACTACCACAAACTAGAACTGCTGATGTAATTGGTAAACAGGTGTTACGTTCAGCTACTTCTGTAGGTGCTAATTATCGAGCAGCTTGTCGAGCCAAATCTACAGCCGATTTGATTGCCAAACTTAGCATTGTAGAAGAAGAAGCTGATGAAACACTTTATTGGTTAGAGATTCTAGTTGAAGCGGGAATGATTTCAGCAGATAAACTAACCAACCTGATGCAAGAAACTGCTGAAATTCTAGCTATGACTGTTGCATCAATCAAAACCCTCAAAGAAAAGCACAAATCCAAAATCTGA